A genomic segment from Vigna unguiculata cultivar IT97K-499-35 unplaced genomic scaffold, ASM411807v1 contig_691, whole genome shotgun sequence encodes:
- the LOC114172720 gene encoding uncharacterized protein LOC114172720 codes for MRQDLKKLFDMVIQTYRAQRGSMVSKSKLSNIKWTPIKCPKQSNGHDCGYYICRYMKEIVTYCEGGTIPIDYFPSCRCQQYSDNQIIEVREDWCFYLISKCL; via the exons ATGAGGCAAGATTTGAAGAAGTTGTTTGACAT GGTTATACAAACCTACCGAGCTCAAAGAGGGTCTATGGTTTCAAAGTCTAAGTTAAGCAATATCAAATGGACACCAATTAAG TGTCCAAAACAATCCAACGGCCATGATTGTGGGTATTACATTTGTCGATATATGAAGGAAATTGTCACATATTGTGAAGGAGGGACAATTCCAATAGAT TATTTTCCTAGTTGCAGATGTCAACAATATTCTGACAATCAAATCATTGAAGTCAGGGAAGATTGGTGTTTTTATCTCATTAGTAAATGTTTATAG